One window of Sporocytophaga myxococcoides DSM 11118 genomic DNA carries:
- a CDS encoding T9SS type A sorting domain-containing protein, with amino-acid sequence MKNLYSFLRTASSILICSLINLVSVFGQNFTNSQLKNINLNNPTSLQFGPDGKLYIAQQDGQIKIATIQRNGPNDYTATSTETITLVRDIPNHNDDGTYAPGKKRQVTGILVEGDATNPIIYITSSDSRIGAGSFGDVNLCTNSGVISKLYKESGQWKKIDLVRGLPRSEENHATNGLVKYGNKLLVCQGGGTNSGAPSALWTYITEYALSAAILEVDLATIEALPTLTDSTGKNPYKYDIPTLDDPTRSNKPDGTDIFDPWGGNDGLNQTKIIPGGPVQIYAGGFRNPYDIVVTKHPSRSGRVYSIDNGPNRNWGGYPVKENGTVTNKYPAGEPGSLTVGNFDGLEYIGNINTYQPGEYYAGHPTPIRANPSGAGLFTNDSVHGSKWRNDNSDPNFPLPIDWPPVPESMKDIREADYYDAGTTADKSLIYFEQSTNGMCEYLYSGNSMYGDILAVGYEGDIFRIKTSDDPKVILNSKKPNRVNLDKGWSIGDAKPLDITAQADGEIFEGSIWIASWGKSRIDIFEPGAAIECNSGPNSPNDDDQDGYSNDEETKTGTDPCNGADKPTDFDADLKGDLLDDDDDNDGIKDIVDLYVRDKDNGSSTTIPTHYALFNYDPGTGFFGLGFTGLMTNYKTDYLNLYDPYNMIAGGAAGALTLEGVTPGDAFEDINTQMNGFQFGVNADKNSGTYVVSAAILPSYFNAETPIDEQSQGIFIGNGDQDNYIKLVINSNGGKGGIALVTEVNGKATTVQNDLPTATIPSEAIVFQFHIDPATATVYPRYQIGKTAYSFDPVIASGKTKGAIQRSDTSLAVGIISTSRNANSTFNATWDYIEVEPSIISSIKWNNSSSASDILAYPNPTKDIINISLKDKTNQNCSIKIFNSMSQSIKETTVGSANSGLDFPVNVSDLEPGVYFMQLLNGDAKSATLKFIKQ; translated from the coding sequence ATGAAAAATTTGTACAGCTTTTTAAGAACAGCATCATCAATTCTGATATGCTCCCTGATTAATCTGGTCAGTGTATTTGGCCAGAATTTTACAAATAGTCAGTTAAAAAATATAAACTTAAATAATCCTACTTCTCTGCAATTTGGTCCGGATGGTAAATTATATATAGCACAGCAGGATGGGCAGATAAAAATTGCAACAATCCAGCGTAACGGCCCTAATGACTATACAGCTACAAGTACTGAAACTATTACATTAGTCAGAGACATTCCCAACCATAATGACGATGGCACATACGCCCCGGGAAAAAAAAGGCAAGTAACCGGAATATTAGTTGAAGGAGATGCCACTAATCCAATTATATATATAACATCCAGCGATTCCCGTATTGGAGCTGGTAGCTTTGGAGATGTTAACCTTTGCACCAACTCAGGTGTAATTTCAAAATTATACAAAGAAAGTGGACAGTGGAAAAAGATAGATCTTGTAAGAGGCCTTCCAAGATCTGAAGAAAACCATGCAACAAACGGACTAGTAAAATACGGGAATAAACTTTTAGTTTGTCAGGGAGGAGGAACAAACTCTGGAGCTCCATCAGCTTTGTGGACATACATTACAGAATATGCCCTTAGCGCTGCCATACTTGAAGTGGATCTGGCAACAATTGAAGCGTTGCCCACTTTGACTGACTCCACTGGTAAGAATCCCTACAAATATGACATACCAACTTTGGATGACCCCACAAGATCTAATAAGCCAGACGGTACAGATATCTTTGATCCTTGGGGAGGAAATGACGGACTTAACCAGACAAAGATAATTCCTGGCGGGCCGGTTCAGATTTATGCAGGAGGTTTTAGAAATCCTTATGACATAGTAGTTACCAAACACCCTTCAAGAAGTGGCAGAGTCTATAGTATAGATAACGGACCTAACAGAAACTGGGGTGGGTATCCAGTAAAAGAAAACGGAACAGTTACCAATAAGTATCCTGCAGGTGAGCCAGGTTCTTTGACAGTCGGTAACTTCGATGGCTTAGAATATATTGGTAATATTAATACATATCAACCAGGTGAATATTATGCAGGACATCCAACACCTATAAGAGCTAACCCTTCAGGAGCTGGTTTATTCACAAATGATTCAGTTCATGGTAGCAAATGGAGAAATGATAATTCTGATCCAAACTTTCCTCTTCCTATTGACTGGCCTCCTGTTCCAGAAAGCATGAAAGATATCAGGGAAGCTGATTATTATGACGCAGGCACTACTGCAGATAAATCATTAATATACTTTGAACAATCTACCAATGGCATGTGTGAATACCTTTACTCGGGAAACAGCATGTATGGCGATATATTAGCTGTTGGATATGAAGGAGATATTTTCAGAATAAAAACATCAGATGATCCTAAGGTAATTCTCAATAGCAAAAAACCCAACAGAGTTAATCTGGATAAAGGATGGTCAATCGGAGATGCAAAACCACTTGACATTACAGCGCAAGCAGATGGTGAAATATTTGAAGGCAGTATCTGGATTGCAAGCTGGGGCAAAAGCAGGATAGATATCTTTGAGCCAGGCGCTGCAATAGAATGTAACAGCGGCCCTAACTCCCCTAATGATGATGATCAGGATGGCTACTCAAATGATGAGGAAACCAAAACTGGAACAGATCCTTGCAATGGGGCAGATAAACCAACTGATTTTGACGCAGACTTAAAGGGTGACTTACTTGATGACGATGATGACAATGATGGAATCAAAGATATTGTAGATCTTTATGTACGAGATAAGGATAATGGTTCCTCTACTACCATTCCAACACATTATGCATTGTTCAACTATGATCCGGGTACAGGTTTCTTTGGCCTTGGCTTTACTGGATTGATGACCAACTACAAAACTGATTATCTTAATTTGTATGACCCTTACAATATGATTGCAGGAGGTGCTGCCGGAGCACTCACTCTTGAAGGAGTTACACCTGGTGATGCATTTGAAGATATCAATACACAGATGAATGGATTTCAGTTCGGTGTAAACGCAGATAAAAATTCAGGAACATATGTAGTTTCAGCAGCCATACTTCCAAGCTACTTTAATGCAGAAACTCCTATAGATGAACAGTCTCAGGGAATATTTATCGGAAATGGCGATCAAGATAACTATATCAAACTTGTTATTAACTCTAACGGGGGTAAAGGAGGTATTGCATTAGTTACAGAAGTAAATGGTAAAGCAACAACAGTTCAAAATGATCTCCCAACAGCAACTATCCCATCAGAAGCTATTGTTTTCCAGTTTCATATAGATCCTGCTACCGCAACCGTCTATCCTAGATATCAGATCGGTAAGACTGCTTATAGCTTTGATCCAGTCATAGCTTCAGGAAAAACCAAAGGAGCAATACAAAGATCAGACACATCTTTGGCAGTAGGTATCATCTCAACATCCAGAAACGCTAATTCAACTTTCAACGCTACATGGGATTATATTGAAGTTGAGCCTTCAATTATCTCTTCAATCAAATGGAATAATTCCTCTTCTGCTTCTGATATACTTGCATATCCAAACCCTACTAAAGATATTATCAATATCAGTTTGAAAGATAAAACCAATCAAAACTGTAGTATTAAGATCTTCAACAGTATGAGTCAGTCGATAAAGGAAACAACAGTGGGCTCTGCAAATAGCGGATTGGATTTTCCAGTAAATGTATCAGATCTGGAGCCTGGTGTATATTTCATGCAACTACTTAATGGAGATGCGAAATCAGCAACGCTTAAATTTATTAAACAATAA
- a CDS encoding T9SS type A sorting domain-containing protein has protein sequence MKNTCSFPKKIFTATLLLFLNQFFAFGQSFTSSTLQNAGVITPTSLQFGPDGKLYVSQQDGSIKVLTINRTSANNYSVTGSETITLVKEIPNHNDDGTMLAQPSPKRLVTGLTVAGTSDNPILYVVSSDPRIGGASNGDINLCTNSGVLSKLTKTGNTWTKVDLVRGLSRSEETHSTNGIYLYEGNGKKIMLVAVGGQTNAGAPSNVFAYICEYALSAAILSVDLNVVENLPDKQDPTGKHPYKYDIPTLDDPTRPNNTDGSDQNDPWGGNDGLNQAKIVLNGPVQVFASGFRNPYDILVLKHPSKAGKIFSIDNGPNKNWGGNPTLENGNATNKYTSSEPGSQDVGNYDGLEFIGDMNTYVTGSFYGGHPNPIRANPSGAGLYTNSPSGAGWRNDNSNASLPLPSDWPPVPVADPRQSEYRKAGTDADKALLYFDNSTDGICEYRYSGNALYGDILAAGFDGNLYRIKLNATGDAVLNNKDATRLNLDKPLGSALEGKALDVTSQGDGEIYEGTIWVAVYSANVIKVFEPATVVCSNTVPTADDDNDGFSNAEENDNQTDPCNAADAPSDNDSDKISDKWDNDDDNDGILDNQDFFALDNQNGLQNNIPKIFNLTNADPGTGFFGVGLTGLMSNGTTDYSALYNSNNIIAGGAIGALTVEEIPEGDAYQGNNNQQYAFQVGINTTQNTGIFTVKTGILPNYFSSGTPEDFQSQGMFIGTGDQDNYVKLSLNANGGAGGIELLTEKDGVATSIEDALPGAIPQTNIVFYLTIDPASNTIYPKYKIDNAMYSFDPIQITGKLATAIQNEETALAVGLIATSRGSSKRFSATWDYIEVNPGDITSINFWHNGAKSKNINLYPNPSSDFVHLNINEESSQNYTLKIFNNLCQQVDERIINFTPGSDDYGIKMGDYPSGIYYFQLISESQEHSATIKFIKK, from the coding sequence ATGAAAAATACATGCTCATTTCCGAAAAAAATCTTCACTGCTACTTTGCTCCTATTTCTAAATCAGTTTTTTGCATTTGGTCAGAGTTTTACATCAAGTACCCTTCAGAATGCAGGAGTTATTACACCTACATCTCTTCAATTCGGACCAGATGGTAAACTTTATGTCTCGCAACAGGATGGTTCTATAAAGGTATTGACAATTAACAGAACGTCAGCGAACAATTATTCAGTAACGGGATCTGAAACTATAACCCTTGTAAAAGAAATACCAAATCACAATGATGATGGCACAATGCTGGCGCAGCCTTCACCTAAAAGACTTGTTACCGGCCTTACTGTTGCCGGAACTTCTGATAATCCTATACTATATGTTGTATCCAGTGATCCCAGGATTGGTGGAGCAAGCAATGGTGACATCAATCTTTGCACTAATTCCGGAGTATTATCCAAATTGACCAAAACCGGAAATACATGGACTAAAGTAGACCTTGTCAGAGGGCTTTCCAGATCAGAGGAAACACATTCCACCAATGGAATATATCTCTATGAAGGGAATGGTAAAAAAATAATGTTAGTTGCAGTGGGTGGCCAGACAAATGCGGGCGCTCCCTCAAATGTATTTGCATATATATGCGAGTATGCACTTTCAGCTGCTATCCTTTCTGTAGATTTAAACGTTGTTGAAAACCTTCCGGATAAGCAGGACCCCACAGGAAAACACCCTTATAAATATGATATACCTACCCTTGATGACCCGACAAGGCCTAATAACACAGATGGTTCCGATCAAAATGACCCATGGGGAGGTAACGATGGATTAAATCAGGCAAAGATAGTTCTCAATGGTCCTGTTCAGGTTTTTGCTTCAGGTTTCCGAAACCCTTATGATATATTGGTATTGAAACATCCTTCCAAAGCTGGAAAAATTTTCTCCATCGACAATGGACCCAACAAAAACTGGGGAGGCAATCCTACTCTTGAAAATGGAAATGCAACTAACAAATATACATCCTCAGAGCCCGGATCACAGGATGTCGGCAACTATGATGGCTTGGAATTTATTGGAGATATGAACACTTATGTTACTGGCTCTTTTTATGGAGGTCATCCAAATCCAATAAGGGCAAACCCTTCAGGTGCAGGTTTATATACCAATTCACCTAGTGGTGCAGGCTGGCGTAATGACAACAGCAATGCCTCATTACCATTACCTTCAGACTGGCCTCCGGTTCCAGTTGCAGATCCAAGGCAAAGCGAATATAGAAAAGCCGGAACTGATGCAGATAAAGCACTGCTCTATTTTGACAATTCTACTGATGGTATCTGTGAATACAGATATTCAGGCAATGCACTATATGGTGATATTCTTGCTGCCGGATTTGACGGAAATTTGTATAGGATAAAACTTAATGCAACAGGAGACGCTGTGCTTAACAATAAAGATGCTACCAGATTAAATTTAGACAAACCTCTTGGAAGTGCGCTTGAAGGAAAAGCTCTGGATGTTACTTCACAAGGAGATGGAGAAATTTATGAAGGAACAATATGGGTTGCTGTTTATTCTGCAAACGTAATAAAAGTATTCGAACCGGCAACAGTTGTATGCAGTAATACCGTACCCACAGCAGATGATGATAACGATGGATTTTCCAATGCAGAAGAAAATGACAACCAAACAGATCCATGTAATGCTGCTGATGCCCCATCAGACAATGATAGCGACAAAATAAGTGACAAGTGGGATAATGACGATGATAATGATGGCATCCTTGACAATCAGGATTTCTTCGCATTGGATAATCAAAATGGATTACAAAATAATATTCCCAAAATATTTAATCTTACCAATGCAGATCCTGGTACAGGCTTTTTTGGAGTGGGACTAACAGGATTAATGTCAAATGGAACAACCGATTACAGTGCTCTCTATAATAGTAATAATATTATTGCTGGAGGAGCAATCGGAGCGCTCACAGTAGAAGAAATTCCAGAAGGTGATGCTTATCAAGGAAATAACAACCAACAGTATGCATTTCAGGTTGGTATAAACACTACCCAAAACACGGGAATATTCACTGTAAAAACAGGGATCCTTCCCAATTACTTTAGCTCCGGAACTCCTGAAGATTTTCAATCACAGGGGATGTTCATAGGTACAGGTGATCAGGATAATTATGTTAAACTTTCATTAAACGCAAATGGAGGTGCCGGAGGAATTGAACTGTTGACAGAAAAAGATGGTGTTGCTACCAGTATTGAAGATGCATTGCCGGGAGCCATTCCTCAAACCAATATCGTCTTTTACCTCACCATTGACCCAGCATCAAACACAATTTATCCTAAATATAAAATAGATAATGCAATGTATAGCTTTGATCCAATTCAGATAACGGGCAAGTTAGCTACTGCGATACAGAACGAAGAAACTGCTTTAGCTGTAGGGCTCATTGCGACATCAAGGGGCTCCAGTAAAAGATTCAGTGCAACCTGGGATTACATTGAAGTCAATCCCGGAGACATCACTTCAATAAACTTCTGGCACAATGGTGCCAAATCAAAAAATATAAACTTATACCCAAACCCATCCAGTGACTTTGTTCATCTCAATATCAATGAAGAATCTTCGCAGAACTACACATTAAAAATTTTCAATAACTTATGTCAGCAAGTTGATGAAAGAATTATAAACTTTACTCCAGGCAGCGATGATTATGGAATTAAAATGGGAGATTATCCAAGCGGGATCTACTATTTTCAATTAATTTCAGAAAGTCAGGAACATTCTGCAACAATAAAATTTATCAAGAAGTAG
- a CDS encoding Kelch repeat-containing protein, with the protein MKINLQLLFSISLYILLFFNKSFCQDTGHWEIESGDPDLIHRHECGYVECDGKFYLIGGRRLGLDKYVNIYDPSTKDWIKGTTLPPSPDAPTKALEIHHFQAVAYKHKIFIVNAFTGNYPSETPVDRIYIYDPATDTWSEGPIIPVERRRGSAGVVVYGDKFYIAGGIINGHNSGFVSWFDEYNPQTNEWKIMPDAPNARDHFQAVTHSGKIYLTGGRTSSLATGQTNNLTVAAIDVFDFASQTWESWPNNIPTPRAGCSSVILGNELLVIGGEGPGTSNNLAFNKTEALNLTTKTWKTLAPLDSGRHATQAIVYNNKIYIAAGSKTSGGNGATELANQEIYHDPSVEEQIVLTVPDSINFGKVDNLVPSKTLRVNLSNTTSRNIQINGISIRENCPDFCFSTNLTFPHIITPQSNLPLDLCFSPIEAGFKSSFIDIDHSGINNPASIGVYGEELGDVASIKNKLTGITIYPNPVKDYLHLIDEHNRETLYWEILNSTGNKVITGYNSQIINFNEFSKGFYIVNIISEKTSEKFSIKIIRD; encoded by the coding sequence ATGAAAATAAATTTACAATTGCTTTTTAGCATTTCCCTTTACATACTTTTATTCTTCAACAAATCATTCTGCCAGGATACAGGCCACTGGGAAATAGAATCGGGTGACCCAGATCTAATACACCGACATGAATGTGGGTATGTCGAATGTGATGGTAAATTTTATCTTATAGGTGGGAGAAGATTAGGATTAGATAAATATGTAAATATTTATGACCCTTCAACAAAAGATTGGATTAAAGGAACAACTTTGCCTCCTTCCCCAGACGCCCCGACAAAAGCGTTGGAAATACACCATTTTCAAGCTGTTGCATACAAGCACAAAATTTTTATAGTAAACGCATTTACAGGAAATTACCCTTCTGAAACTCCGGTAGACAGGATATATATTTATGATCCAGCTACTGACACTTGGTCTGAAGGGCCTATCATCCCAGTGGAAAGACGAAGAGGATCTGCAGGAGTAGTTGTTTATGGTGATAAATTTTACATTGCAGGAGGTATAATAAATGGTCACAACAGCGGCTTTGTATCATGGTTTGACGAATACAACCCCCAGACGAACGAATGGAAAATAATGCCAGATGCACCTAATGCCAGAGATCATTTCCAAGCTGTTACTCATAGTGGAAAAATTTACCTTACAGGAGGGAGAACTTCTTCTCTCGCTACGGGACAGACGAACAACCTTACAGTTGCAGCAATAGATGTATTTGACTTTGCAAGTCAGACATGGGAAAGCTGGCCCAATAATATCCCAACCCCAAGAGCAGGATGCTCATCGGTGATATTGGGAAATGAACTACTTGTTATCGGAGGAGAAGGTCCTGGGACATCTAACAACCTTGCTTTCAATAAGACAGAAGCTCTGAACCTCACAACCAAAACATGGAAAACACTTGCTCCCCTTGATAGCGGAAGACATGCAACTCAGGCAATTGTATACAATAACAAAATTTATATTGCAGCAGGAAGTAAAACCAGCGGAGGAAATGGAGCTACAGAACTTGCAAATCAGGAAATATATCATGACCCTTCTGTCGAAGAACAAATAGTGCTTACAGTTCCCGATTCAATAAACTTCGGGAAAGTTGACAATCTTGTTCCGAGCAAAACATTAAGGGTTAACCTTTCAAATACAACATCGAGGAATATTCAGATCAATGGAATTTCTATAAGGGAGAATTGTCCGGATTTTTGTTTTTCAACCAACCTCACATTCCCACATATCATCACTCCTCAAAGCAACCTTCCCTTGGACCTTTGCTTTTCTCCAATAGAAGCTGGATTTAAATCATCATTCATTGATATAGATCATTCCGGTATTAATAACCCCGCATCAATAGGCGTATATGGTGAAGAACTAGGAGATGTAGCTTCAATAAAAAATAAACTTACAGGTATAACAATTTATCCAAATCCGGTAAAAGATTATCTCCATCTGATTGATGAACATAATAGGGAAACTTTATATTGGGAAATATTAAACAGCACCGGGAACAAAGTAATAACAGGATACAATAGCCAAATCATAAACTTTAATGAATTTTCCAAGGGCTTTTACATAGTAAATATAATTTCTGAAAAAACTTCTGAAAAATTTTCGATAAAGATTATCAGGGACTAA
- a CDS encoding glycosyltransferase yields the protein MSRFTMPSWVYRHNNIQFKENDLYSLQVVDKIKEKLKRFHQDDPEVTIVIPAYNEEKNILRTLSSLSELKTSYRTELIVANNNSKDRTQEILDKCGVRSVFVKDQGISYARQGGLEAAKAPLIANADADSIYPVEWLDTIIAPLHNPTVSCSYGTYSFIPGDENNRLTLGLYETAANAFFALKRKQRECVNVMGFNFAYRKADALEVGGFYHQLNRKVTKRSEDGWMAMCLTRKGDLHLVESPLARVWTSDRRLMDDGSLGKALYNRAKKEISRIGIYFTAKGEINIEEEKAKKF from the coding sequence ATGTCAAGATTTACAATGCCGTCTTGGGTATACAGGCATAATAATATTCAATTCAAAGAGAATGATCTATATTCCCTTCAGGTAGTAGATAAAATCAAAGAAAAGTTAAAAAGGTTCCATCAAGACGATCCGGAAGTAACTATTGTAATTCCGGCATATAATGAAGAAAAGAATATCCTGAGAACTCTGTCATCCCTTTCAGAATTAAAAACCAGTTATCGGACTGAATTGATAGTTGCAAATAACAATTCAAAAGACAGAACACAGGAAATATTGGATAAATGTGGTGTGCGTTCAGTCTTTGTCAAAGACCAAGGGATCAGCTATGCCAGACAAGGCGGACTTGAAGCAGCAAAAGCTCCTCTTATTGCTAATGCAGATGCAGACTCTATATATCCCGTTGAGTGGCTTGATACTATTATTGCACCATTACACAATCCCACTGTATCCTGTAGCTATGGGACGTATTCATTTATACCCGGGGATGAGAATAATAGATTGACTTTAGGACTATACGAAACCGCAGCTAATGCCTTCTTTGCACTAAAAAGAAAGCAAAGAGAATGTGTAAACGTTATGGGTTTTAATTTTGCCTATCGCAAAGCTGATGCTCTTGAAGTAGGAGGTTTTTATCATCAGCTTAACCGAAAGGTCACCAAAAGAAGTGAAGATGGCTGGATGGCTATGTGTCTTACAAGAAAAGGTGATCTTCATTTGGTTGAATCCCCCCTTGCAAGGGTTTGGACCAGCGACAGAAGATTAATGGATGATGGATCCTTAGGAAAAGCTCTTTATAACAGAGCAAAAAAAGAAATATCCAGAATTGGAATTTATTTCACTGCCAAAGGAGAGATAAATATAGAAGAAGAGAAAGCAAAGAAATTTTAA
- a CDS encoding right-handed parallel beta-helix repeat-containing protein, giving the protein MRRSSILMALCAIGISFASCKKEHDIENVKPSMAVSDSAGVEGYACTYTIKANQPIVDGSTLNIPAGSVVCIEAGTRGPLVLKNFSGQPGKPITFVNGNGKVTIQCSSSNGYGLKLANCKYVKVAGNGSSDQYGIHVTGSHIGVSFEALSTNWEISNVEISKIGFAGLMGKTDPSCDPATWRGNFTMRDVSAHDNYVHDVTGEGFYVGNSFYQGGRNLSCGNIAPHSIEGVKIYNNKVYNSGCEGIQVGCAIKGCEIYNNSIENFGKDPFAANQNNGLQIGEGTGGLCYNNTIKNGPGNGIICLGYGDNVVYNNLIINAGAFGIFTDSRFTPGQFFKLANNTIVNSGKDGIMVYSESIPMNYVVNNIIAAPKNGKFVTTRSGSVKLTSSNNLNAATVGEVKFLNPTGNDYRIASGSPALDKGLNTSSYGIASDFGGGRRPNGVAYDIGAFEGSGSSLSNNTPTTPTSPTAPTSPTAPAAPTTGTAQVTSLTLVNANTGKDIMTISNGAKISYSALGTNKINVRANTSTGTKSVIFKFDGVNVRTESGAPFTMYGDAGIGNYNPWTPAYGTHTITLVPYTKEGASGTAGALYTVSINVVS; this is encoded by the coding sequence ATGAGACGATCCAGTATTTTGATGGCATTATGTGCCATAGGTATTTCTTTTGCCTCTTGTAAAAAGGAACATGACATTGAAAATGTTAAACCTTCTATGGCTGTAAGTGACAGCGCAGGAGTCGAAGGATATGCATGTACCTATACCATAAAGGCCAATCAACCTATTGTAGATGGAAGTACCCTTAATATTCCAGCAGGAAGTGTAGTTTGTATAGAAGCAGGTACAAGAGGACCGCTTGTTCTTAAAAACTTCTCAGGACAACCTGGTAAACCAATTACCTTTGTTAATGGGAATGGGAAAGTTACAATACAGTGTTCATCAAGTAATGGATACGGTTTGAAACTTGCCAATTGTAAATATGTAAAAGTTGCCGGTAATGGTTCTTCTGATCAATACGGAATTCATGTAACTGGATCTCATATTGGTGTTAGCTTTGAAGCATTGTCTACAAATTGGGAAATCTCTAATGTAGAAATTAGCAAAATAGGATTTGCAGGTCTGATGGGAAAAACAGATCCTTCCTGTGATCCGGCTACATGGAGAGGAAATTTTACAATGAGAGATGTATCTGCTCATGATAACTATGTTCACGATGTAACAGGAGAAGGTTTCTATGTTGGAAACTCATTCTATCAGGGAGGAAGAAATCTTTCTTGTGGAAATATTGCTCCCCACAGTATTGAAGGAGTTAAAATCTATAACAACAAAGTGTATAACAGTGGTTGTGAAGGTATTCAGGTCGGATGTGCTATCAAAGGCTGTGAAATCTATAACAACTCAATAGAAAACTTTGGTAAAGATCCATTTGCTGCAAACCAGAACAATGGCCTTCAGATAGGTGAAGGAACAGGTGGTCTGTGTTATAATAACACAATCAAAAACGGTCCGGGTAATGGTATCATCTGTCTTGGTTATGGTGATAATGTTGTATACAACAACTTAATTATAAACGCAGGAGCTTTCGGTATCTTCACTGATTCAAGATTTACACCGGGACAGTTTTTTAAGTTAGCTAACAATACTATTGTTAATAGTGGTAAAGACGGTATAATGGTTTATTCAGAATCTATTCCGATGAATTATGTAGTAAATAACATTATTGCGGCACCCAAAAATGGTAAGTTTGTCACAACAAGAAGTGGTAGTGTAAAACTCACATCTTCCAATAACCTTAATGCGGCTACTGTTGGTGAAGTTAAATTCTTGAATCCTACAGGAAACGATTACAGAATAGCTTCTGGCTCACCGGCGCTTGATAAAGGTTTGAATACATCATCATATGGTATTGCTTCTGACTTTGGAGGTGGAAGAAGACCAAATGGAGTAGCATATGATATCGGAGCATTTGAAGGAAGTGGTTCTTCACTTTCAAATAACACTCCAACAACTCCAACAAGTCCGACGGCTCCAACAAGTCCGACAGCTCCAGCAGCTCCAACAACAGGAACTGCTCAGGTTACAAGCTTAACTCTTGTAAATGCAAATACAGGAAAAGACATCATGACTATATCTAATGGTGCAAAGATAAGCTATAGTGCGCTTGGTACGAATAAAATAAACGTTCGTGCAAATACATCAACAGGAACGAAAAGCGTGATTTTTAAGTTTGATGGAGTAAATGTAAGAACTGAAAGTGGCGCGCCATTTACCATGTATGGCGATGCAGGAATAGGAAACTACAACCCATGGACACCAGCATATGGAACACATACTATTACTCTGGTTCCATATACTAAAGAAGGAGCTTCAGGAACAGCAGGAGCTTTGTATACAGTATCAATTAATGTAGTAAGCTGA